The following proteins are co-located in the Mesorhizobium sp. M1E.F.Ca.ET.045.02.1.1 genome:
- a CDS encoding LL-diaminopimelate aminotransferase, translating to MEEFHKVRRLPPYVFEQVNRLKASARSRGADIIDLGMGNPDLPTPKSIVDKLCEVVRDPRTHRYSSSRGIPGLRRAQANYYARRFGVKLNPDTQVVATLGSKEGFANMAQAITAPGDVILCPNPTYPIHAFGFIMSGGVIRSLQVEPDDGFIPAVERGIRHSIPKPLALILNYPSNPTALVASLDFYKDVVAFAKKNDIIILSDLAYSEIYFDGNPPPSVLQVPGAIDVCVEFTSMSKTFSMPGWRMGFAVGNERLIAALTRVKSYLDYGAFTPIQVAAAHALNGDGADIEEVREVYHKRRDVMVDSFGRAGWTIPAPAASMFAWAPIPEQFRQLGSLEFSKLLIEHADVAVAPGIGFGEHGDDFVRLALVENEHRIRQAARNIKRFLASTAKQPNNVVPLTARR from the coding sequence ATGGAAGAGTTTCACAAGGTCCGCCGGCTTCCGCCCTACGTGTTCGAGCAGGTCAACCGGTTGAAGGCCAGCGCCCGCTCGCGCGGTGCCGACATCATCGACCTTGGCATGGGCAATCCGGACCTGCCGACGCCGAAATCCATCGTCGACAAATTGTGCGAAGTGGTGCGCGATCCGCGCACGCATCGCTATTCGTCCTCGCGCGGCATTCCGGGCCTGCGCCGCGCCCAGGCGAACTACTATGCCCGCCGCTTCGGCGTGAAGCTCAACCCCGACACGCAGGTGGTGGCGACGCTTGGCTCGAAGGAAGGCTTCGCCAACATGGCGCAGGCGATCACCGCGCCGGGCGATGTCATCCTGTGCCCCAATCCGACCTATCCGATCCACGCCTTCGGCTTCATCATGTCGGGCGGCGTCATCCGCTCGCTGCAGGTGGAGCCCGATGACGGCTTCATCCCGGCCGTCGAGCGCGGCATCCGCCACTCGATCCCGAAGCCGCTAGCGCTGATCCTCAACTATCCGTCGAACCCGACGGCGCTGGTCGCCTCGCTCGATTTCTACAAGGACGTGGTCGCCTTCGCGAAGAAGAACGACATCATCATCCTGTCGGACCTTGCCTATTCGGAGATCTACTTCGACGGCAACCCGCCGCCTTCGGTGCTGCAGGTCCCGGGCGCGATCGACGTCTGCGTCGAGTTCACCTCGATGTCGAAGACCTTTTCCATGCCTGGCTGGCGCATGGGCTTCGCGGTCGGCAACGAACGGCTGATCGCGGCGCTGACCCGGGTCAAATCCTATCTCGACTACGGCGCCTTCACGCCGATCCAGGTGGCGGCGGCGCATGCGCTGAACGGTGACGGCGCCGACATCGAGGAGGTGCGCGAGGTCTACCACAAGCGGCGCGACGTGATGGTCGATTCCTTCGGCCGCGCCGGCTGGACCATTCCGGCGCCGGCGGCCTCGATGTTCGCCTGGGCGCCGATCCCGGAACAGTTCCGCCAGCTCGGCTCGCTCGAATTCTCCAAGCTGCTCATCGAGCATGCCGACGTCGCGGTGGCGCCGGGCATCGGCTTCGGCGAGCACGGCGACGACTTCGTGCGCTTGGCGCTGGTCGAGAACGAGCACCGGATCCGGCAGGCGGCGCGCAACATCAAGCGCTTCCTGGCCTCGACCGCCAAGCAGCCCAATAATGTCGTGCCGCTCACGGCCCGCCGCTGA
- a CDS encoding homoserine dehydrogenase: MAEALRVGIAGLGTVGASVARVLDEKAAELTRQCGRDIVVTAVSARDPKRDRGVDLSTAKWFDDAVEMAEKADIDVFVELIGGDEGPARASVKAALEAGRHVVTANKALLAKHGVQLAEIAEKKGVLLNYEAAVAGGIPVIKTMREALAGNQVTRVFGILNGTCNYILTRMEAEGISFDACLKDAQRLGYAEADPTFDIEGHDTAHKLSILTSLAFGTRIAANDIYMEGISNITQADIRAAADLGYRIKLLGVAQRTESGIEQRVHPTMVPTASVIAQVHGVTNAVAIETDILGELLLSGPGAGGNATASAVVGDIADIAKSRPGFQHGPVFGWPAKELKPYRKAQMRSHAGGYFIRLTVHDRIGVFAAIAKRMADNDISLESIVQQAAGPETEAQKTVILVTHETTEAAVRKAVEGVTKDGHLTDKPQVIRIERAE, translated from the coding sequence ATGGCTGAAGCGTTGCGTGTTGGAATTGCCGGCCTCGGCACGGTGGGCGCCTCGGTGGCGCGCGTGCTCGACGAAAAGGCGGCCGAGCTCACCCGCCAGTGCGGTCGCGACATCGTCGTCACAGCCGTCTCGGCGCGCGACCCGAAGCGCGACCGTGGTGTCGATCTCTCCACCGCCAAGTGGTTCGACGATGCGGTGGAGATGGCCGAAAAGGCCGATATCGATGTCTTTGTCGAGCTGATCGGCGGCGACGAAGGGCCTGCGCGGGCCTCGGTCAAGGCGGCGCTCGAGGCCGGCCGCCATGTCGTCACCGCGAACAAGGCGCTTTTGGCCAAGCATGGCGTGCAGCTCGCCGAGATCGCCGAGAAGAAGGGCGTGCTGCTCAACTACGAGGCGGCGGTGGCCGGCGGCATCCCGGTCATCAAGACGATGCGCGAGGCGCTGGCCGGCAATCAGGTCACCCGCGTCTTCGGCATCCTCAACGGCACCTGCAACTACATCCTGACCCGCATGGAGGCCGAAGGCATCTCCTTCGACGCCTGCCTCAAGGACGCGCAGCGGCTCGGCTATGCCGAGGCCGATCCGACCTTCGACATCGAGGGCCACGACACGGCGCACAAGCTGTCGATCCTGACCAGCCTTGCCTTCGGCACCAGGATCGCCGCCAACGACATCTATATGGAAGGCATCTCCAACATCACCCAGGCCGATATCCGCGCGGCCGCCGATCTCGGCTACCGCATCAAGCTGCTCGGCGTCGCGCAGCGAACCGAAAGCGGCATCGAGCAACGCGTGCACCCGACCATGGTGCCGACGGCCTCCGTCATCGCGCAGGTGCACGGCGTCACCAACGCGGTGGCGATCGAGACCGACATTCTGGGCGAGCTTTTGCTCTCCGGTCCCGGCGCCGGCGGCAACGCCACCGCCTCGGCGGTGGTCGGCGATATCGCCGACATCGCCAAGAGCCGGCCGGGCTTCCAGCACGGGCCGGTCTTCGGCTGGCCGGCGAAGGAGCTGAAGCCATACAGGAAGGCGCAGATGCGAAGCCACGCCGGCGGCTATTTCATCCGGCTCACCGTGCATGACCGCATCGGCGTCTTCGCGGCAATCGCCAAGCGCATGGCCGACAACGACATTTCGCTGGAATCGATCGTCCAGCAGGCGGCCGGGCCGGAAACCGAAGCGCAAAAGACGGTGATCCTCGTCACCCACGAGACGACGGAAGCAGCGGTGCGCAAGGCGGTCGAGGGCGTCACCAAGGACGGCCATCTCACCGACAAGCCGCAGGTGATCCGCATCGAGCGGGCGGAATAA
- the glpX gene encoding class II fructose-bisphosphatase produces MNMAQNIVAGLDRILTMEVVRVTERAAVAAARLRGRGDEKAADQVAVDAMRQELNRLAIKGTVVIGEGERDEAPMLYIGEEVGTGKGPAVDIALDPLEGTTICAKNLPNALAVIAIAEKGSLLFAPDVYMDKIAIGPGYAEGTIDIDASPAENIANLAKAKGVAVTDITACILDRPRHASLIDAVRATGAAIRLIGDGDVAGVIHTTDPEETGIDIYLGTGGAPEGVLAAAALRCTGGQMLGRLILDTPEKVARAAKMGISDPKRVYRAQDMARGDVLFAATGVTDGNMLDGVKFGRTFITTHTIVLRSSSRTVREIKARHQDLDKF; encoded by the coding sequence ATGAACATGGCCCAGAACATCGTTGCCGGCCTCGACCGGATCCTTACCATGGAAGTCGTGCGCGTCACCGAGCGAGCCGCGGTCGCCGCCGCAAGGCTGCGCGGTCGCGGCGACGAGAAGGCCGCCGACCAGGTCGCGGTCGACGCCATGCGCCAGGAGCTCAACCGTCTGGCCATCAAGGGCACGGTTGTCATCGGGGAAGGCGAGCGCGACGAGGCGCCGATGCTTTATATCGGCGAGGAGGTCGGCACCGGCAAAGGTCCAGCAGTCGACATAGCGCTCGACCCGCTCGAAGGCACGACCATCTGCGCCAAGAACCTGCCCAACGCGCTGGCCGTCATCGCCATCGCGGAAAAAGGCAGCCTGCTGTTCGCGCCCGACGTCTACATGGACAAGATCGCGATCGGTCCGGGCTATGCCGAGGGAACCATCGACATCGACGCCTCACCGGCCGAAAACATCGCCAATCTGGCCAAGGCCAAGGGCGTCGCGGTGACCGATATCACCGCCTGCATCCTCGACCGGCCGCGTCATGCCAGCCTGATCGACGCCGTGCGCGCCACGGGCGCGGCGATCCGGCTGATCGGCGATGGCGATGTCGCCGGCGTCATCCACACCACCGATCCGGAAGAGACCGGCATCGACATCTATCTCGGCACCGGCGGCGCGCCGGAAGGGGTGCTTGCAGCGGCAGCGCTGCGCTGCACCGGCGGGCAGATGCTTGGCCGGCTGATCCTCGACACGCCGGAAAAGGTGGCGCGGGCCGCAAAGATGGGCATTTCGGATCCGAAGCGGGTCTATCGCGCCCAGGACATGGCGCGCGGCGACGTGCTGTTTGCGGCAACCGGCGTCACCGACGGCAATATGCTCGACGGCGTGAAGTTCGGCCGTACCTTCATCACCACCCATACCATCGTGCTGCGCTCGTCCTCACGCACCGTGCGCGAGATCAAGGCGCGCCATCAGGATCTGGACAAGTTTTGA
- the recJ gene encoding single-stranded-DNA-specific exonuclease RecJ → MTGERRFFLDVRQSATGVSWGHRLTERQDMVALAIAQGHGVPDIVARVLAGRGVTAEQTERFLDPTIRELLPNPASLTDMEKAAARLADAIVAGEKVAIFGDYDVDGAASSALLKRFLTHFSVPSEIYIPDRIFEGYGPNPEAMRELISRGAKLIVTVDCGTNSAASIEAAKQAGADVVVLDHHQVGGALPAADAVVNPNREDDLSGQGHLCAAGVVFLCLVQTAKLLRERLPNADPVDLLSLLDLVALATVCDVVPLTGVNRAFVVKGLQVARQQKNEGLAALARVSRIGEPINTFHLAYLIGPRINAGGRIGDAALGSRLLATDDPVEAASIAETLDRLNQERQQMEMEMLAQARAEADAELAGGNGPAIVVTASNSWHPGIVGLLASRLKEHARRPAFAIAFNANGIGTGSGRSVSGFDLGRLVREAADAGLIVKGGGHGMAAGITVERAKLGALRAFFEERAAADVFRLQSEESLAIDGALAAEGATLSLLDALEKAGPFGAGHIAPVFVLPRHRLADARPIGTNHIRADLQSQSGGNIQAIAFRAVDTALGEFLFKNRGKTVHVAGSLSANHWNGNRTVQFRIMDAALA, encoded by the coding sequence ATGACGGGCGAAAGACGGTTCTTCCTCGATGTCAGGCAGTCGGCGACCGGTGTCTCCTGGGGGCACCGGCTGACCGAGCGGCAGGACATGGTGGCTTTGGCCATCGCGCAAGGCCACGGCGTGCCCGACATCGTCGCCAGGGTGCTCGCGGGGCGGGGCGTGACGGCCGAGCAGACCGAGCGTTTCCTCGATCCGACCATCCGCGAGCTTTTGCCGAACCCTGCCTCGCTGACCGACATGGAGAAGGCGGCGGCGCGGCTGGCGGATGCGATCGTGGCCGGCGAGAAGGTGGCGATCTTCGGCGATTACGATGTCGACGGCGCAGCGTCGTCGGCGCTGCTGAAGCGCTTCCTCACGCATTTCTCGGTGCCGTCCGAAATCTACATTCCCGACCGCATCTTTGAAGGCTATGGCCCCAATCCGGAAGCCATGCGCGAGCTGATCTCGCGCGGCGCGAAGCTGATCGTCACCGTCGACTGCGGTACCAACAGCGCCGCCTCGATCGAGGCGGCAAAGCAAGCCGGCGCTGATGTGGTGGTGCTCGACCACCATCAGGTCGGCGGCGCGCTGCCGGCGGCGGACGCGGTGGTCAATCCGAACCGGGAGGACGACCTCTCGGGGCAGGGGCATCTCTGCGCGGCCGGTGTGGTCTTCCTATGCCTGGTGCAGACGGCGAAGTTGCTGCGCGAGAGGCTGCCGAACGCCGACCCTGTCGATCTGCTTTCCCTGCTCGACCTCGTCGCGCTGGCGACGGTCTGCGATGTGGTGCCGCTCACCGGGGTCAATCGCGCGTTCGTGGTCAAGGGGCTGCAGGTCGCGCGCCAGCAGAAGAATGAGGGATTGGCGGCGCTGGCGCGGGTCTCGCGCATCGGCGAGCCGATCAACACTTTCCATCTCGCCTATCTGATCGGGCCGCGCATCAATGCCGGCGGGCGCATCGGCGATGCCGCGCTCGGCAGCCGGCTGCTCGCCACCGACGATCCGGTGGAAGCCGCGAGCATTGCCGAGACGCTCGACCGGCTCAACCAGGAACGGCAGCAGATGGAGATGGAGATGCTGGCGCAGGCGCGCGCCGAGGCCGATGCCGAACTCGCCGGCGGCAACGGCCCGGCCATCGTCGTCACCGCCAGCAACAGCTGGCATCCCGGCATCGTCGGGCTGCTTGCCTCCCGCCTCAAGGAGCATGCGCGCCGTCCCGCCTTCGCTATTGCCTTCAATGCCAATGGCATCGGCACAGGCTCGGGACGCTCGGTATCCGGTTTCGATCTCGGCCGGCTGGTGCGCGAGGCGGCCGATGCCGGGCTGATCGTCAAGGGTGGCGGCCACGGCATGGCGGCCGGCATCACCGTCGAGCGCGCCAAGCTCGGCGCGCTCAGAGCCTTCTTCGAGGAGCGCGCGGCGGCGGACGTGTTCCGGCTGCAGAGCGAGGAAAGCCTGGCGATCGACGGAGCCTTAGCCGCCGAGGGCGCGACGCTTTCGCTTCTCGATGCGCTGGAAAAAGCCGGCCCGTTCGGTGCCGGGCATATCGCGCCGGTATTCGTGCTGCCGCGTCACAGGCTTGCCGATGCGCGGCCGATCGGCACCAATCACATCCGCGCCGACCTGCAGTCGCAAAGCGGCGGCAACATCCAGGCGATCGCATTCCGCGCCGTCGACACCGCGCTCGGCGAATTTCTGTTCAAGAACAGAGGCAAGACCGTGCATGTCGCCGGTTCGCTCTCGGCGAACCATTGGAACGGCAATCGCACGGTGCAATTCCGCATCATGGATGCGGCGCTCGCATAA
- a CDS encoding patatin family protein: MLEWASLRSRPDVQEANGPASSGGVPEPKSAKKMGISLALGGGCARGWAHIGVLRALDEAGIEVSMIAGTSIGALVGGCYLAGKLDELEEFARSLTKRRIFGLLDLNFRGSGLFGGMKLDARLREHVDGIRFEDLMKPFVAVASEVRTGHEIWLSNGSLITAMRASYALPGVFEPVNCNGRVLVDGALVNPVPVSVCRAYEQPLVVAVNLHYDLFGRAAVIKHSAGELVVEKDAPSPGQANPQHHPHQTRLGVTGVMVEAFNIIQDRISRARLAGDPPDMSLQPKLSHIGLTEFHRADEAIRLGYQATMSQISELTRLQTVLA, from the coding sequence ATGCTCGAATGGGCGTCATTGCGCAGCAGACCTGACGTTCAGGAGGCCAACGGCCCTGCATCGTCCGGCGGCGTGCCCGAACCGAAGTCGGCGAAGAAGATGGGCATCTCGCTGGCGCTCGGCGGCGGCTGCGCCCGTGGCTGGGCCCACATCGGCGTGCTGCGCGCGCTGGACGAAGCCGGCATCGAAGTGTCGATGATCGCAGGCACCTCGATCGGCGCGCTCGTTGGCGGCTGCTATCTTGCCGGCAAATTGGACGAGCTGGAGGAATTCGCCAGGAGCCTGACCAAGCGGCGCATCTTCGGGCTTCTCGATCTCAATTTCCGCGGCAGCGGCCTGTTCGGCGGCATGAAGCTCGATGCGCGTCTGCGTGAGCACGTGGACGGTATCCGTTTCGAGGATTTGATGAAGCCGTTCGTCGCCGTCGCCTCGGAAGTCCGCACCGGTCATGAGATCTGGCTGTCGAACGGCTCGCTGATCACCGCCATGCGCGCGTCCTACGCGCTGCCCGGCGTCTTCGAACCCGTGAACTGCAATGGCCGCGTGCTGGTCGACGGCGCCCTGGTCAACCCGGTGCCGGTCTCGGTCTGCCGCGCCTACGAGCAGCCGCTCGTCGTCGCCGTCAACCTGCATTACGACCTGTTCGGCCGCGCCGCGGTGATCAAGCACAGCGCCGGCGAACTGGTCGTCGAGAAGGACGCGCCGAGCCCCGGTCAGGCCAATCCTCAGCATCATCCACACCAGACCCGGCTCGGCGTCACCGGCGTCATGGTCGAAGCCTTCAACATCATCCAGGACCGGATTTCGCGCGCCAGGCTTGCCGGCGATCCGCCCGACATGTCGCTGCAGCCGAAGCTCAGCCATATCGGCCTGACCGAGTTCCACCGCGCCGACGAGGCGATCCGCCTCGGCTATCAGGCGACGATGTCTCAGATCAGCGAATTGACGCGGCTGCAGACGGTCCTGGCCTGA